In a genomic window of Erigeron canadensis isolate Cc75 chromosome 5, C_canadensis_v1, whole genome shotgun sequence:
- the LOC122599863 gene encoding small G protein signaling modulator 1-like isoform X2, translated as MSFDGDHKQWICGKGGTVNLHRVGSMVRDIGEPCLHQSPIKVVATINKMLKPEKWQTTFDTDGKVFGFQKALKLIMLGGVDPSIRPEVWEFLLGCYSLGSTADYRRRLRTARRERYDDLIKQCQSMHSSIGTGSLAYVVGSKVMDMRTMAKEDERRKSDGKLEQSSNDVSERLESFSSCSDICIETSCAHPRESTDCAAYDDSCSIPSTPYNDSHPKSRSEGDGSQYRTSSFYDFPPLPVTNLFEKSALDDNIESTSHEERHSTRRKLRFEDDHVYDFQINNNVDLVMDVSTSNNSTCTNNSRIEEPRSSHLDYEIEKADIQKETNVPEIPRVNPVTSHVRTRSQDRVSDWLWTLHQIVVDVVRTDSHLEFYEDTKNLARMSDILAVYAWIDPATGYCQGMSDLLSPFIVLFEDNADAFWCFEMLLRRMRENFKMEGTTGVMKQLEALWHILEHVDREMFAHLSQIGAESLHFAFRMLLVLFRRELSFSEVLCMWEMMWAADFDESLAFNLDNSCPELLVLQIPRESTTAKREEIVENENGGPKGGTEVKSGNLERSNSVNNGIKSTSNHPFCGLTKSLWSKNDRFQICTIISSTRNGDDELPIFCVAAILILNRQKIMRETRSIDDLIKIFNDNLLKIRVKRCIRTAIKLRKKYFYKLIKNRSPAAAYDD; from the exons ATGTCGTTTGATGGAGACCATAAGCAATGGATATGTGGAAAGGGTGGTACAGTGAATTTACACCGCGTTGGTTCTATGGTTCGGGATATTGGAGAGCCGTGTCTTCATCAGTCGCCTATAAAGGTTGTTGCTACT ATAAACAAAATGCTTAAACCAGAGAAGTGGCAAACAACATTTGACACTGATGGAAAGGTTTTCGGTTTTCAGAAAGCActgaaattgattatgttgggg GGGGTAGATCCATCTATAAGACCTGAAGTGTGGGAGTTCCTTCTGGGCTGTTATAGTTTGGGCAGTACCGCTGATTACAGGAGAAGGTTAAGGACTGCAAGGAG GGAACGTTATGACGACCTTATTAAGCAATGTCAGTCAATGCATTCCAGCATAGGTACCGGTTCTCTGGCCTATGTTGTGGGGTCAAAAGTTATGGATATGAGGACAATGGCCAAAGAAGATGAGAGACGGAAATCTGATGGGAAACTTGAACAATCTTCTAATGATGTTTCTGAAAGATTAGAATCTTTCTCCTCTTGCTCTGATATCTGTATAGAAACCTCATGTGCACATCCAAGAGAAAGCACCGATTGTGCAGCCTATGATGATTCATGTTCCATTCCTTCTACCCCATACAATGATAGTCACCCAAAGTCAAGAAGTGAAGGGGATGGATCACAATACAGAACTTCAAGTTTTTATGACTTCCCTCCTTTACCAGTTACAAATTTATTTGAAAAGAGTGCTTTAGATGATAATATTGAAAGTACGTCACACGAAGAAAGACATTCTACAAGGCGTAAGCTGAGATTTGAAGATGATCATGTGTATGACTTTCAAATTAATAACAATGTAGATCTAGTAATGGATGTATCGACATCTAACAATTCTACATGTACTAACAACTCCAGAATCGAAGAGCCTAGATCTAGCCATTTGGATTATGAAATAGAAAAGGCTGACATCCAAAAAGAGACAAATGTGCCTGAAATCCCTAGGGTGAACCCGGTGACGTCCCATGTAAGAACAAGGAGTCAGGACAGAGTGTCTGATTGGCTTTGGACTCTGCACCAAATAG TCGTTGATGTTGTTAGAACAGATAGTCATCTGGAATTTTATGAGGATACAAAAAATTTAGCTCGTATGTCAGATATTCTTGCTGTTTATGCCTGGATTGATCCTGCAACAGGATATTGTCAAG GTATGAGTGATTTGTTATCTCCTTTTATTGTGCTCTTTGAGGATAATGCCGATGCTTTTTGGTGCTTTGAGATGCTTTTAAGGAGAATG CGTGAAAATTTTAAGATGGAAGGAACAACAGGCGTAATGAAGCAACTGGAGGCACTTTGGCATATCTTAGAACATGTAGACAGGGAAATGTTTGCTCACCTGTCACAAATAGGTGCTGAAAGCCTTCATTTTGCTTTTCGGATGCTTTTGGTACTCTTTCGCCGGGAGTTATCTTTCAGTGAAGTGCTTTGCATGTGGGAG ATGATGTGGGCTGCTGATTTTGATGAATCCTTGGCTTTCAATCTGGATAACAGCTGTCCTGAACTTCTGGTCCTACAAATTCCTAGGGAATCAACTACAGCTAAAAGAGAGGAAATAGTTGAGAATGAAAATGGTGGTCCAAAGGGTGGCACAGAAGTGAAAAGTGGAAATCTAGAGCGCTCAAATTCTGTAAACAATGGAATAAAATCTACATCAAACCATCCCTTTTGTGGATTGACAAAAAGCTTGTGGTCAAAAAATGATCGTTTTCAGATATGTACGATTATATCATCGACCAGAAATGGTGATGATGAATTGCCCATATTTTGTGTGGCAGCAATTCTTATTCTGAACCGCCAGAAAATCATGAGAGAGACACGTTCAATTGATGATTTAATAAAG ATATTTAACGATAATTTGCTGAAGATTAGGGTTAAAAGATGCATACGTACAGCGATTAAACTTCGAAAGAAATACTTCTACAAG ctgatcAAGAATCGAAGCCCCGCTGCTGCTTACGATGACTAG
- the LOC122599863 gene encoding small G protein signaling modulator 1-like isoform X1: MSFDGDHKQWICGKGGTVNLHRVGSMVRDIGEPCLHQSPIKVVATINKMLKPEKWQTTFDTDGKVFGFQKALKLIMLGQGVDPSIRPEVWEFLLGCYSLGSTADYRRRLRTARRERYDDLIKQCQSMHSSIGTGSLAYVVGSKVMDMRTMAKEDERRKSDGKLEQSSNDVSERLESFSSCSDICIETSCAHPRESTDCAAYDDSCSIPSTPYNDSHPKSRSEGDGSQYRTSSFYDFPPLPVTNLFEKSALDDNIESTSHEERHSTRRKLRFEDDHVYDFQINNNVDLVMDVSTSNNSTCTNNSRIEEPRSSHLDYEIEKADIQKETNVPEIPRVNPVTSHVRTRSQDRVSDWLWTLHQIVVDVVRTDSHLEFYEDTKNLARMSDILAVYAWIDPATGYCQGMSDLLSPFIVLFEDNADAFWCFEMLLRRMRENFKMEGTTGVMKQLEALWHILEHVDREMFAHLSQIGAESLHFAFRMLLVLFRRELSFSEVLCMWEMMWAADFDESLAFNLDNSCPELLVLQIPRESTTAKREEIVENENGGPKGGTEVKSGNLERSNSVNNGIKSTSNHPFCGLTKSLWSKNDRFQICTIISSTRNGDDELPIFCVAAILILNRQKIMRETRSIDDLIKIFNDNLLKIRVKRCIRTAIKLRKKYFYKLIKNRSPAAAYDD, encoded by the exons ATGTCGTTTGATGGAGACCATAAGCAATGGATATGTGGAAAGGGTGGTACAGTGAATTTACACCGCGTTGGTTCTATGGTTCGGGATATTGGAGAGCCGTGTCTTCATCAGTCGCCTATAAAGGTTGTTGCTACT ATAAACAAAATGCTTAAACCAGAGAAGTGGCAAACAACATTTGACACTGATGGAAAGGTTTTCGGTTTTCAGAAAGCActgaaattgattatgttgggg CAGGGGGTAGATCCATCTATAAGACCTGAAGTGTGGGAGTTCCTTCTGGGCTGTTATAGTTTGGGCAGTACCGCTGATTACAGGAGAAGGTTAAGGACTGCAAGGAG GGAACGTTATGACGACCTTATTAAGCAATGTCAGTCAATGCATTCCAGCATAGGTACCGGTTCTCTGGCCTATGTTGTGGGGTCAAAAGTTATGGATATGAGGACAATGGCCAAAGAAGATGAGAGACGGAAATCTGATGGGAAACTTGAACAATCTTCTAATGATGTTTCTGAAAGATTAGAATCTTTCTCCTCTTGCTCTGATATCTGTATAGAAACCTCATGTGCACATCCAAGAGAAAGCACCGATTGTGCAGCCTATGATGATTCATGTTCCATTCCTTCTACCCCATACAATGATAGTCACCCAAAGTCAAGAAGTGAAGGGGATGGATCACAATACAGAACTTCAAGTTTTTATGACTTCCCTCCTTTACCAGTTACAAATTTATTTGAAAAGAGTGCTTTAGATGATAATATTGAAAGTACGTCACACGAAGAAAGACATTCTACAAGGCGTAAGCTGAGATTTGAAGATGATCATGTGTATGACTTTCAAATTAATAACAATGTAGATCTAGTAATGGATGTATCGACATCTAACAATTCTACATGTACTAACAACTCCAGAATCGAAGAGCCTAGATCTAGCCATTTGGATTATGAAATAGAAAAGGCTGACATCCAAAAAGAGACAAATGTGCCTGAAATCCCTAGGGTGAACCCGGTGACGTCCCATGTAAGAACAAGGAGTCAGGACAGAGTGTCTGATTGGCTTTGGACTCTGCACCAAATAG TCGTTGATGTTGTTAGAACAGATAGTCATCTGGAATTTTATGAGGATACAAAAAATTTAGCTCGTATGTCAGATATTCTTGCTGTTTATGCCTGGATTGATCCTGCAACAGGATATTGTCAAG GTATGAGTGATTTGTTATCTCCTTTTATTGTGCTCTTTGAGGATAATGCCGATGCTTTTTGGTGCTTTGAGATGCTTTTAAGGAGAATG CGTGAAAATTTTAAGATGGAAGGAACAACAGGCGTAATGAAGCAACTGGAGGCACTTTGGCATATCTTAGAACATGTAGACAGGGAAATGTTTGCTCACCTGTCACAAATAGGTGCTGAAAGCCTTCATTTTGCTTTTCGGATGCTTTTGGTACTCTTTCGCCGGGAGTTATCTTTCAGTGAAGTGCTTTGCATGTGGGAG ATGATGTGGGCTGCTGATTTTGATGAATCCTTGGCTTTCAATCTGGATAACAGCTGTCCTGAACTTCTGGTCCTACAAATTCCTAGGGAATCAACTACAGCTAAAAGAGAGGAAATAGTTGAGAATGAAAATGGTGGTCCAAAGGGTGGCACAGAAGTGAAAAGTGGAAATCTAGAGCGCTCAAATTCTGTAAACAATGGAATAAAATCTACATCAAACCATCCCTTTTGTGGATTGACAAAAAGCTTGTGGTCAAAAAATGATCGTTTTCAGATATGTACGATTATATCATCGACCAGAAATGGTGATGATGAATTGCCCATATTTTGTGTGGCAGCAATTCTTATTCTGAACCGCCAGAAAATCATGAGAGAGACACGTTCAATTGATGATTTAATAAAG ATATTTAACGATAATTTGCTGAAGATTAGGGTTAAAAGATGCATACGTACAGCGATTAAACTTCGAAAGAAATACTTCTACAAG ctgatcAAGAATCGAAGCCCCGCTGCTGCTTACGATGACTAG
- the LOC122599863 gene encoding small G protein signaling modulator 1-like isoform X3: protein MSFDGDHKQWICGKGGTVNLHRVGSMVRDIGEPCLHQSPIKINKMLKPEKWQTTFDTDGKVFGFQKALKLIMLGQGVDPSIRPEVWEFLLGCYSLGSTADYRRRLRTARRERYDDLIKQCQSMHSSIGTGSLAYVVGSKVMDMRTMAKEDERRKSDGKLEQSSNDVSERLESFSSCSDICIETSCAHPRESTDCAAYDDSCSIPSTPYNDSHPKSRSEGDGSQYRTSSFYDFPPLPVTNLFEKSALDDNIESTSHEERHSTRRKLRFEDDHVYDFQINNNVDLVMDVSTSNNSTCTNNSRIEEPRSSHLDYEIEKADIQKETNVPEIPRVNPVTSHVRTRSQDRVSDWLWTLHQIVVDVVRTDSHLEFYEDTKNLARMSDILAVYAWIDPATGYCQGMSDLLSPFIVLFEDNADAFWCFEMLLRRMRENFKMEGTTGVMKQLEALWHILEHVDREMFAHLSQIGAESLHFAFRMLLVLFRRELSFSEVLCMWEMMWAADFDESLAFNLDNSCPELLVLQIPRESTTAKREEIVENENGGPKGGTEVKSGNLERSNSVNNGIKSTSNHPFCGLTKSLWSKNDRFQICTIISSTRNGDDELPIFCVAAILILNRQKIMRETRSIDDLIKIFNDNLLKIRVKRCIRTAIKLRKKYFYKLIKNRSPAAAYDD, encoded by the exons ATGTCGTTTGATGGAGACCATAAGCAATGGATATGTGGAAAGGGTGGTACAGTGAATTTACACCGCGTTGGTTCTATGGTTCGGGATATTGGAGAGCCGTGTCTTCATCAGTCGCCTATAAAG ATAAACAAAATGCTTAAACCAGAGAAGTGGCAAACAACATTTGACACTGATGGAAAGGTTTTCGGTTTTCAGAAAGCActgaaattgattatgttgggg CAGGGGGTAGATCCATCTATAAGACCTGAAGTGTGGGAGTTCCTTCTGGGCTGTTATAGTTTGGGCAGTACCGCTGATTACAGGAGAAGGTTAAGGACTGCAAGGAG GGAACGTTATGACGACCTTATTAAGCAATGTCAGTCAATGCATTCCAGCATAGGTACCGGTTCTCTGGCCTATGTTGTGGGGTCAAAAGTTATGGATATGAGGACAATGGCCAAAGAAGATGAGAGACGGAAATCTGATGGGAAACTTGAACAATCTTCTAATGATGTTTCTGAAAGATTAGAATCTTTCTCCTCTTGCTCTGATATCTGTATAGAAACCTCATGTGCACATCCAAGAGAAAGCACCGATTGTGCAGCCTATGATGATTCATGTTCCATTCCTTCTACCCCATACAATGATAGTCACCCAAAGTCAAGAAGTGAAGGGGATGGATCACAATACAGAACTTCAAGTTTTTATGACTTCCCTCCTTTACCAGTTACAAATTTATTTGAAAAGAGTGCTTTAGATGATAATATTGAAAGTACGTCACACGAAGAAAGACATTCTACAAGGCGTAAGCTGAGATTTGAAGATGATCATGTGTATGACTTTCAAATTAATAACAATGTAGATCTAGTAATGGATGTATCGACATCTAACAATTCTACATGTACTAACAACTCCAGAATCGAAGAGCCTAGATCTAGCCATTTGGATTATGAAATAGAAAAGGCTGACATCCAAAAAGAGACAAATGTGCCTGAAATCCCTAGGGTGAACCCGGTGACGTCCCATGTAAGAACAAGGAGTCAGGACAGAGTGTCTGATTGGCTTTGGACTCTGCACCAAATAG TCGTTGATGTTGTTAGAACAGATAGTCATCTGGAATTTTATGAGGATACAAAAAATTTAGCTCGTATGTCAGATATTCTTGCTGTTTATGCCTGGATTGATCCTGCAACAGGATATTGTCAAG GTATGAGTGATTTGTTATCTCCTTTTATTGTGCTCTTTGAGGATAATGCCGATGCTTTTTGGTGCTTTGAGATGCTTTTAAGGAGAATG CGTGAAAATTTTAAGATGGAAGGAACAACAGGCGTAATGAAGCAACTGGAGGCACTTTGGCATATCTTAGAACATGTAGACAGGGAAATGTTTGCTCACCTGTCACAAATAGGTGCTGAAAGCCTTCATTTTGCTTTTCGGATGCTTTTGGTACTCTTTCGCCGGGAGTTATCTTTCAGTGAAGTGCTTTGCATGTGGGAG ATGATGTGGGCTGCTGATTTTGATGAATCCTTGGCTTTCAATCTGGATAACAGCTGTCCTGAACTTCTGGTCCTACAAATTCCTAGGGAATCAACTACAGCTAAAAGAGAGGAAATAGTTGAGAATGAAAATGGTGGTCCAAAGGGTGGCACAGAAGTGAAAAGTGGAAATCTAGAGCGCTCAAATTCTGTAAACAATGGAATAAAATCTACATCAAACCATCCCTTTTGTGGATTGACAAAAAGCTTGTGGTCAAAAAATGATCGTTTTCAGATATGTACGATTATATCATCGACCAGAAATGGTGATGATGAATTGCCCATATTTTGTGTGGCAGCAATTCTTATTCTGAACCGCCAGAAAATCATGAGAGAGACACGTTCAATTGATGATTTAATAAAG ATATTTAACGATAATTTGCTGAAGATTAGGGTTAAAAGATGCATACGTACAGCGATTAAACTTCGAAAGAAATACTTCTACAAG ctgatcAAGAATCGAAGCCCCGCTGCTGCTTACGATGACTAG
- the LOC122599863 gene encoding rab GTPase-activating protein 22-like isoform X5 has translation MSFDGDHKQWICGKGGTVNLHRVGSMVRDIGEPCLHQSPIKVVATINKMLKPEKWQTTFDTDGKVFGFQKALKLIMLGQGVDPSIRPEVWEFLLGCYSLGSTADYRRRLRTARRERYDDLIKQCQSMHSSIGTGSLAYVVGSKVMDMRTMAKEDERRKSDGKLEQSSNDVSERLESFSSCSDICIETSCAHPRESTDCAAYDDSCSIPSTPYNDSHPKSRSEGDGSQYRTSSFYDFPPLPVTNLFEKSALDDNIESTSHEERHSTRRKLRFEDDHVIEEPRSSHLDYEIEKADIQKETNVPEIPRVNPVTSHVRTRSQDRVSDWLWTLHQIVVDVVRTDSHLEFYEDTKNLARMSDILAVYAWIDPATGYCQGMSDLLSPFIVLFEDNADAFWCFEMLLRRMRENFKMEGTTGVMKQLEALWHILEHVDREMFAHLSQIGAESLHFAFRMLLVLFRRELSFSEVLCMWEMMWAADFDESLAFNLDNSCPELLVLQIPRESTTAKREEIVENENGGPKGGTEVKSGNLERSNSVNNGIKSTSNHPFCGLTKSLWSKNDRFQICTIISSTRNGDDELPIFCVAAILILNRQKIMRETRSIDDLIKIFNDNLLKIRVKRCIRTAIKLRKKYFYKLIKNRSPAAAYDD, from the exons ATGTCGTTTGATGGAGACCATAAGCAATGGATATGTGGAAAGGGTGGTACAGTGAATTTACACCGCGTTGGTTCTATGGTTCGGGATATTGGAGAGCCGTGTCTTCATCAGTCGCCTATAAAGGTTGTTGCTACT ATAAACAAAATGCTTAAACCAGAGAAGTGGCAAACAACATTTGACACTGATGGAAAGGTTTTCGGTTTTCAGAAAGCActgaaattgattatgttgggg CAGGGGGTAGATCCATCTATAAGACCTGAAGTGTGGGAGTTCCTTCTGGGCTGTTATAGTTTGGGCAGTACCGCTGATTACAGGAGAAGGTTAAGGACTGCAAGGAG GGAACGTTATGACGACCTTATTAAGCAATGTCAGTCAATGCATTCCAGCATAGGTACCGGTTCTCTGGCCTATGTTGTGGGGTCAAAAGTTATGGATATGAGGACAATGGCCAAAGAAGATGAGAGACGGAAATCTGATGGGAAACTTGAACAATCTTCTAATGATGTTTCTGAAAGATTAGAATCTTTCTCCTCTTGCTCTGATATCTGTATAGAAACCTCATGTGCACATCCAAGAGAAAGCACCGATTGTGCAGCCTATGATGATTCATGTTCCATTCCTTCTACCCCATACAATGATAGTCACCCAAAGTCAAGAAGTGAAGGGGATGGATCACAATACAGAACTTCAAGTTTTTATGACTTCCCTCCTTTACCAGTTACAAATTTATTTGAAAAGAGTGCTTTAGATGATAATATTGAAAGTACGTCACACGAAGAAAGACATTCTACAAGGCGTAAGCTGAGATTTGAAGATGATCATGT AATCGAAGAGCCTAGATCTAGCCATTTGGATTATGAAATAGAAAAGGCTGACATCCAAAAAGAGACAAATGTGCCTGAAATCCCTAGGGTGAACCCGGTGACGTCCCATGTAAGAACAAGGAGTCAGGACAGAGTGTCTGATTGGCTTTGGACTCTGCACCAAATAG TCGTTGATGTTGTTAGAACAGATAGTCATCTGGAATTTTATGAGGATACAAAAAATTTAGCTCGTATGTCAGATATTCTTGCTGTTTATGCCTGGATTGATCCTGCAACAGGATATTGTCAAG GTATGAGTGATTTGTTATCTCCTTTTATTGTGCTCTTTGAGGATAATGCCGATGCTTTTTGGTGCTTTGAGATGCTTTTAAGGAGAATG CGTGAAAATTTTAAGATGGAAGGAACAACAGGCGTAATGAAGCAACTGGAGGCACTTTGGCATATCTTAGAACATGTAGACAGGGAAATGTTTGCTCACCTGTCACAAATAGGTGCTGAAAGCCTTCATTTTGCTTTTCGGATGCTTTTGGTACTCTTTCGCCGGGAGTTATCTTTCAGTGAAGTGCTTTGCATGTGGGAG ATGATGTGGGCTGCTGATTTTGATGAATCCTTGGCTTTCAATCTGGATAACAGCTGTCCTGAACTTCTGGTCCTACAAATTCCTAGGGAATCAACTACAGCTAAAAGAGAGGAAATAGTTGAGAATGAAAATGGTGGTCCAAAGGGTGGCACAGAAGTGAAAAGTGGAAATCTAGAGCGCTCAAATTCTGTAAACAATGGAATAAAATCTACATCAAACCATCCCTTTTGTGGATTGACAAAAAGCTTGTGGTCAAAAAATGATCGTTTTCAGATATGTACGATTATATCATCGACCAGAAATGGTGATGATGAATTGCCCATATTTTGTGTGGCAGCAATTCTTATTCTGAACCGCCAGAAAATCATGAGAGAGACACGTTCAATTGATGATTTAATAAAG ATATTTAACGATAATTTGCTGAAGATTAGGGTTAAAAGATGCATACGTACAGCGATTAAACTTCGAAAGAAATACTTCTACAAG ctgatcAAGAATCGAAGCCCCGCTGCTGCTTACGATGACTAG
- the LOC122599863 gene encoding small G protein signaling modulator 1-like isoform X4 encodes MSFDGDHKQWICGKGGTVNLHRVGSMVRDIGEPCLHQSPIKINKMLKPEKWQTTFDTDGKVFGFQKALKLIMLGGVDPSIRPEVWEFLLGCYSLGSTADYRRRLRTARRERYDDLIKQCQSMHSSIGTGSLAYVVGSKVMDMRTMAKEDERRKSDGKLEQSSNDVSERLESFSSCSDICIETSCAHPRESTDCAAYDDSCSIPSTPYNDSHPKSRSEGDGSQYRTSSFYDFPPLPVTNLFEKSALDDNIESTSHEERHSTRRKLRFEDDHVYDFQINNNVDLVMDVSTSNNSTCTNNSRIEEPRSSHLDYEIEKADIQKETNVPEIPRVNPVTSHVRTRSQDRVSDWLWTLHQIVVDVVRTDSHLEFYEDTKNLARMSDILAVYAWIDPATGYCQGMSDLLSPFIVLFEDNADAFWCFEMLLRRMRENFKMEGTTGVMKQLEALWHILEHVDREMFAHLSQIGAESLHFAFRMLLVLFRRELSFSEVLCMWEMMWAADFDESLAFNLDNSCPELLVLQIPRESTTAKREEIVENENGGPKGGTEVKSGNLERSNSVNNGIKSTSNHPFCGLTKSLWSKNDRFQICTIISSTRNGDDELPIFCVAAILILNRQKIMRETRSIDDLIKIFNDNLLKIRVKRCIRTAIKLRKKYFYKLIKNRSPAAAYDD; translated from the exons ATGTCGTTTGATGGAGACCATAAGCAATGGATATGTGGAAAGGGTGGTACAGTGAATTTACACCGCGTTGGTTCTATGGTTCGGGATATTGGAGAGCCGTGTCTTCATCAGTCGCCTATAAAG ATAAACAAAATGCTTAAACCAGAGAAGTGGCAAACAACATTTGACACTGATGGAAAGGTTTTCGGTTTTCAGAAAGCActgaaattgattatgttgggg GGGGTAGATCCATCTATAAGACCTGAAGTGTGGGAGTTCCTTCTGGGCTGTTATAGTTTGGGCAGTACCGCTGATTACAGGAGAAGGTTAAGGACTGCAAGGAG GGAACGTTATGACGACCTTATTAAGCAATGTCAGTCAATGCATTCCAGCATAGGTACCGGTTCTCTGGCCTATGTTGTGGGGTCAAAAGTTATGGATATGAGGACAATGGCCAAAGAAGATGAGAGACGGAAATCTGATGGGAAACTTGAACAATCTTCTAATGATGTTTCTGAAAGATTAGAATCTTTCTCCTCTTGCTCTGATATCTGTATAGAAACCTCATGTGCACATCCAAGAGAAAGCACCGATTGTGCAGCCTATGATGATTCATGTTCCATTCCTTCTACCCCATACAATGATAGTCACCCAAAGTCAAGAAGTGAAGGGGATGGATCACAATACAGAACTTCAAGTTTTTATGACTTCCCTCCTTTACCAGTTACAAATTTATTTGAAAAGAGTGCTTTAGATGATAATATTGAAAGTACGTCACACGAAGAAAGACATTCTACAAGGCGTAAGCTGAGATTTGAAGATGATCATGTGTATGACTTTCAAATTAATAACAATGTAGATCTAGTAATGGATGTATCGACATCTAACAATTCTACATGTACTAACAACTCCAGAATCGAAGAGCCTAGATCTAGCCATTTGGATTATGAAATAGAAAAGGCTGACATCCAAAAAGAGACAAATGTGCCTGAAATCCCTAGGGTGAACCCGGTGACGTCCCATGTAAGAACAAGGAGTCAGGACAGAGTGTCTGATTGGCTTTGGACTCTGCACCAAATAG TCGTTGATGTTGTTAGAACAGATAGTCATCTGGAATTTTATGAGGATACAAAAAATTTAGCTCGTATGTCAGATATTCTTGCTGTTTATGCCTGGATTGATCCTGCAACAGGATATTGTCAAG GTATGAGTGATTTGTTATCTCCTTTTATTGTGCTCTTTGAGGATAATGCCGATGCTTTTTGGTGCTTTGAGATGCTTTTAAGGAGAATG CGTGAAAATTTTAAGATGGAAGGAACAACAGGCGTAATGAAGCAACTGGAGGCACTTTGGCATATCTTAGAACATGTAGACAGGGAAATGTTTGCTCACCTGTCACAAATAGGTGCTGAAAGCCTTCATTTTGCTTTTCGGATGCTTTTGGTACTCTTTCGCCGGGAGTTATCTTTCAGTGAAGTGCTTTGCATGTGGGAG ATGATGTGGGCTGCTGATTTTGATGAATCCTTGGCTTTCAATCTGGATAACAGCTGTCCTGAACTTCTGGTCCTACAAATTCCTAGGGAATCAACTACAGCTAAAAGAGAGGAAATAGTTGAGAATGAAAATGGTGGTCCAAAGGGTGGCACAGAAGTGAAAAGTGGAAATCTAGAGCGCTCAAATTCTGTAAACAATGGAATAAAATCTACATCAAACCATCCCTTTTGTGGATTGACAAAAAGCTTGTGGTCAAAAAATGATCGTTTTCAGATATGTACGATTATATCATCGACCAGAAATGGTGATGATGAATTGCCCATATTTTGTGTGGCAGCAATTCTTATTCTGAACCGCCAGAAAATCATGAGAGAGACACGTTCAATTGATGATTTAATAAAG ATATTTAACGATAATTTGCTGAAGATTAGGGTTAAAAGATGCATACGTACAGCGATTAAACTTCGAAAGAAATACTTCTACAAG ctgatcAAGAATCGAAGCCCCGCTGCTGCTTACGATGACTAG